The region GACCATGCCCACACATCGTCCTCCCAGGTCAATGACGCGCTGGTGTGGATCAGGCGGTGTCCGGGCCAGATGCTCCACATAGGCTTTCAGGGACGCGGTGGTAGTCGCCGCGGGAAAGTATGGAGCGTCCCACTGCCGCCACTCGGCCTGCGGGTCGGTCAGCCAGCGTTGCAGGGTAGACAGGTCACGCGGCCGGCGACCCCGGATAGTGACCTCCTGGGCCGGGGAGTGCTCTCGGGAACGGGCGGCCTCTTCACTCACGGATGCACTATGCCAAACCACGCAGTCTGACCGCGTGTTCCCGGTCTTTAGAGCGTTTGACAGAATAGAAGCATGAATACAGCCGGGGTCCGAGGTTACGCCATCGAGTTGCGGACGCGCATTGTGGCGCTGGTCGAGGGAGGCGCTTCCCCCGACGAAGCCGCACGACATTTCTCCGTGCATGTTTCCACTGTCAAGCGGTATCTGGCACGGCACCGGGCAGGAACCCTGCAAGTGGTTGCGCGGCCAACAGGGCGTCACCGTACGGTGACGGCTGATCACGAAGTGCAACTGCTGGCCCAACTCGAAACCCACCATGACGCGACCTTACAGGAGCACGCCGACATGTTGGAAGCCAGTACCGGGGTAAGGGTGAGTTACAAAACGGTAGACCGGGTCTTCCAACGTCATCACATCACTCATAAAAAAAACGCTGGTCGCCAGAGAACGCAGTGAGGAACGCCGCAGGGCGTTCCTGAACGATCTCCGGCCCCTTCTGGAACGCCCTGATCACCTGGTGTTTGTCGACGAGAGTGGCTTCAACACGGCCATGACGCGCGGGCATACCCGCGCGTCACGTCAGGAACGGGCAGTGGGAGTGGTCCCACGCAATCATGGCCGGAACTACACCCTGATCTGCGCCTTGAGTCTGGCTGGGCCACTGGCCCCCTTTGTTCTTGACGGTGCAGTGACGGGCGAGTGCTTCGAGTTCTATGTGGCCCAGGAATTGTGCCCACTGTTGCGTGCCGGGCAGGTGGTCATCATGGACAATCTCTCTTCACATCATCGAGCGTCCATTCGGACGCTCGTCGAGGAGGTCGGGTGCCATCTCTTGTATTTGCCGCCCTACAGCCCTGATTTCAACCCGATTGAGTGGTTGTTCTCGCAACTCAAGGCTCGGCTGCGGGGGGAGGCCCGTCGTACGGTGAAGAGCCTGATGCAAGGGATTGCGGACGCACTGAAGGTCGTGTCTGGGACCGATATCCAAGGGTGGTTCTTGGCAGCCTTCAAAAAACATCTCTTATGACAAATGCTCTAGAAGCCCGTTAGCCACCCAGCCGCTGGAGCAGCGGTGGCAGCAGCACCGTGGCGCCGACCCCCAGCGCTCCCAGGCTGCCTACCAGTACGGCCGCTGCCGCTGCGTCTTTCGCGACCTTGGCCAGCGGATGCACCGCCGGACTGGCCAGATCCACCACGGCTTCGACTGCGGTATTCAGCAGTTCCAGCCCCAGAACCAGCGCGCAGCTCAGGATTACCGGCGCGGCCGGCGCATTCAGCCACCAGGTCACGCCAAGCGCCAGAAGCGCAGCCCACAGTTCAATCCGGAAGTTCGCCTGAGTCCGGTACACGTGAGCCAGGCCCATCCAGGCAAACCCTGCCGAGCGCCACCAGCGTTTCAGGCTGAGGGCAGAGCCGTCCGAACGCATGGGCTCAGACCCCGGGAGGCAAGGCTGAGCGAGCCGCTTCCCAGGCATCATGGAAAATCTGCCACTCGGGTCCGGTGGCCCCTTCCTCGAATCCCAGGCCTTCGGCGTGGGGGTGGTCGTGCCCGGTCAGGTGCGTCATACCGTGACTGGCCAGCAAGGCCACCTCACGGGTCAGGCTGTGTCCACGCGCGTCAGCCTGGCGCCGGGCGGTATCCAGGCTGATCACGATGTCTCCCAGGTGCGGAGGCACAAACGGGTCACCCGGCTCCCAGGTGGGAAAGCTCAACACGTCGGTCGCGGCGTCCTCGTCCCAGTGCTCCAGCTTCAGGGCGCGGATCGCCCGGTCACCCACCAGCACGACCGTCACTTCCCGGTCTGCGACCCCAAAATGTCGCATGGTGGCCTCCAGACTCCGGCGCAGTATGGGGCGCAGCCCAGCCGGCGGGGCCTTGCGAACGATCAGGTCAATCATGCTGGCAGGGTAAAGCAAAAAAGCGCCGGGACCACGTGATGGACGTGATCCCGGCGCACACTGCCAGTTCAGGCAGGGCGCATGTCGTCCCCGTCGGCCTCGGGGATGCTGGCAAACTCGCCGCGCCGCGCCGCACGCTTGTCCTGCTCGGCTTCCTCGGCAACTTCGTAGGCTTTGATGATCCGGCCCACCAGCGGGTGGCGCACCACGTCCACCTCGGTAAACTCGTGCCAGGCGATGCCCTCGATGCTGCTCAGGACCCGCTTGGCCACTGCCAGGCCACTAGTGATGTGCCGTGGCAGGTCGATCTGGGTGACGTCGCCAGTCACAACAACCTTGCTGCTGTAGCCCATGCGGGTCAGGAACATCTTCATCTGCTCGCCGGTGGTGTTCTGGGCCTCGTCGAGGATCACGAAGGCGTCGTTCAGGGTGCGTCCGCGCATGAAGGCCAGCGGCGCGATTTCAATAACGCCACTGGTCAGATATGACTCGAACTTCTCCTGATCAAGCATGTCCTGCAGGGCGTCGTACAGCGGGCGCAGGTAGGGGTCGATCTTGGCCTGCAGGTCGCCGGGCAAAAAGCCCAGTTTCTCGCCGGCTTCTACCGCCGGTCGCGTCAGAATGATGCGCTTGATCTTCTTGGCCTTGAGGGCCTGAACGGCCATGGCCACAGCCAGGTACGTTTTCCCTGTACCGGCTGGACCCACGCCGAAGGTAATGTCACTGGTTTCGACCTTCTCAAGGTAGATTTTCTGACCGGGGGTCTTGGGTTTGATGCCTCGCGGAAGGCTGAGGCCAGTGATCTGGGTTTCCTGGGCCAGACTGCGGCCCTCATCGCTCAGGCGGGCGCTGCGCAGCAGGCTTTCAGGCGTCAGCTCGCCTCCGCTGCGGACCACGTCCAGGGCGTCGCGCACCATGCGCTCGGCGCGGGCCACTTCCAGCTCTTCGCCAGTAATGGTCATCGTTTCTCCGCGCGCGATCAGCTTGGCGCGGGTCAGTTCACGCATGCGCCGCAGGTTGACATCACCGGCGCCCAGCAGCGCGTATGCCTCGCGCTGATTTTCCAGCGCGACTGTGGCGGTTGCCGTGGGGGAGGGGGTAGAGGTGGACTGGGACTCGGTCGGGTCGGTCAAAACGGCTCCTGGCGCCACAGGCGCACACTCCCGCCGTGATGCTTCACGGGTGGGAGAAAGGGGACGGGTCTCATGCGGATGGATCATTGTCTGACCTGCCTAGGCGCCGGGACGTGTGCCACCGCACAATCTGAGCGTGTCTGGCAGGGTCGATAAAGCCCGGGCCAAGCCCGGAGAACAATTGTTTTGACCACACAGGGTCGTATCGGCCAGCTCCTGACCGCTACACTGACCCGGTGAGTGTGGACCACAGCCTGGCAGTCACCGGCACGGCCCCGCGGGCTTTTCTCTTTGCGGATCCAGCGGCCCATTCGCTTTCCCCGCGCATGCACAATGCAGCATTCGAGTGGGCTGGCATTTCGGGTCAGTATCAGGCGCAGCAGGTCCCGGCCGCCGATCTGCCTGCCAGGGTAGAAGGTCTGCGCCAGCCCGGTATCCTGGGCGCCAACCTGAGCCTGCCGCACAAGGAAAGCGTGCTGCCTCTCCTTGACGCTCTGAGCGACGCGGCCCGGGCCATCGGGGCAGTGAATACCATCATTCACCGTGATGGCCAGCTGATCGGAGACAACACCGACGCTCCGGGACTCATGGCAGCCCTGGATGACGCCGGTGCGCCTGACCGTGGTCCAGCCGCGGTCCTGGGGGCCGGCGGCGCGGCGCGCGCGGCCGTGTGGGCCCTGCGGGCCGCGGGCCGTGAGGTGCTGGTTGTTAACCGTACCCAGGCCCGGGCTGAGGCGCTTACCCGCGAGCTGGGAGGCCGGGCCTGCGCGGTAGCTGCCGTGTCGTGGGCTGAGGTAACGCTGCTGGTCAATGCCAGCAGTGCGGGTTTGGGAGACCCGTATGCCACGCCCCTGGCTGATTTTGCCTTCAGACAATTGCCCGCGGAAGCATTGGTGTACGACATGGTCTATAAACCGGCCGAGACCCGGCTGATGCGTGAAGCCCGCGAGGCCGGCCGCCACGCCGAGAACGGTCTGGGAATGCTGGCTCACCAGGCCCGGCTCGCCTTCCAGGCCTGGACCGGGCATGACGTACCGGTCCGGATTTTTCTTGATGCTCTGGCAGGAGTCACCTCATGACCGATTCCCAGCCGCCTCGCGAGCGGCCATGGATGCACTGGGCGCCGGTGAGTCTCCTGCTGGCGGTGATCGGTCTCTCGCTGGTGCTGGCGGTCGTGGCTTCACGGTATGTGGCGAGCGAGCAGCACACACGATTTCAGCGGGCCACCGATGCCCATACCCTGGCGCTGCGTGAGCGGCTCACGCAGTATGAAAACGTCCTGCTGAGCGCCCGGGCAGCCCTGTCGCTCCGCCAGGACCTGATGTCCCAGAATGACTTTGTCAGCTACGCCCAGCGGCTGGATCTTCTCGAGCGCTATCCCGGCATACAGGCCCTTGGCTTCAATGTCTGGGTACCGGATGGTCGGCTGGGACCTGTGCTTTCGGAATTACGGCGCAAAGTCAGGCCCGACTTTACCCTCCGCCGTGAAAGTCCGGCGCCGCTGGCCATGGCGCCTATCACACTGATTGCTCCTCCGACGTCAGAAAACATCCGCGCCCAGGGCTACGACATGTACAGCGAGGTCAACCGGCGGGATGCATTCGACCGTGCCCGGCGCCAGGGAGGGATGCAGGCCACCAGACCCGTCACATTGGTGCAGCGGGACACCTCGGCGGTGCCCCTGAAGGGATTTCTGGTGGTGCTGCCAGTCGCGAACAGAAGTGTCGAACCTGCTGGTGAAGCGCCTGAGGGCTTGCGTGGGTTTGTGTATCTGGCCATTCGCACCGACGAACTCCTGGCGTCCCTGAATGGAGCACGTCTGCCAGGCCCCCTATCGGCACAGGTCACGATGGGGGGGCGGGCGCTCAATGGTCCCGCCGAGACCCCTCAGGGAGCGTTCCGACAGGTGCGGCGCCTGACCCTGGCAGGACAGCCCTGGACGGTGCAATACACAGCTTCCCAGACATTCGGCCGCGGTCTCTCCAGTGCCCTGCCGATGATTGCTGTCATTCTTGGCCTTCTCATTGGAGGGTTGTCGTACTGGATGACTCAGGCGCAGGTCAATGGACGCCGCCGGGCGGAGGCCCTGAACCAGACCCTCGTGGAAGCCCGCACGCAGCAGGCCCAGGCCCGTGCGGAGTTCGAGGCTATCTTCCAGTCTATGCAGGACGCAGCTGTATTTACCGATGCCGGTGGTCATATCCGGCGTGTGAACCGCGCGATGGGAACCTTGTTCCGTCAGCCTCTTCAGCACCTGATGGGCCAGCCTCTGGCAAAGCTGCACCTCGACCGGCGCCTGGAGAGCCGGTCCACCTTTCAGGCCCTGACCACGCCGTACCGCCGGGACGACGGCACCATTTTTTCTGGAGAAAGCCAGCGCAGCGAGGTCCGGTCCGAAGAAGGTGAACTTTTGGGATCTCTGGAGGTCGTGCGCGATGTGACCGAGCGGATGGAGGCTGAGCGTGCTCTGCAGGGTGCCCAGCGCCGCGCCGGAGAGATCCTGGATTCGATTCCCCACGTGCTGTGGGTCAGCGACTCGGGTGGTGAAGTCACCTATCTGAATGCACAGTACAGAGGGCGGTTCGGTACGGCCCACATCCGGGTTCATCTGGACAGCCAGGACCACGGCAGTTACGACGCGCTGTGGCGCCGCGCCCATGCGCTGGGCGGCGCGTCACAGGCTGAGGTGCGGTTGCGGATCGGAGACGTCAGCCGCTGGCATGTCCTGCGCGTGAACCCGGTGCGCAATGAGCGCGGTGAGATCGTGGAGTGGGTGGCCAGCGCCACGGACATTCACGACCGCCTTGTGGCCGAACGCCTGGCCCAGCACAACGAGCAGCGGTACCGCGGTGTCCTGGAGGGCATGCCGCAGATCGTCTGGCTGACCGACGCGCAGGGTGCGCCCAGCTATTTCAACCGGCGCTGGGCTGAGTATGTGGGCCCCGAGCGTGCCGTCCAGGGCTTTTTGCAACTGCTGCATCCCAACGACCGCGGCGAATATCAGGCCCGCTGGGCGGCGGCACTGGAGACCCAGCAGCCCTTTGAGGCTGAGCACCGGCTCCTGGGGGCCGACGGTCGGTACCGCGCTTTCGTAAGCCGTGGCTCTCCGGTGCGTGATGCCACTGGACGAATCATCGAGTGGGTGGGCACCAGCACCGACGTGGATGACCCGGTGTTTGCCGAGACGGCCGCCCGCCTGCTGGCTCACGTGACCGAGAGACTTTCCGCCCTTCCAGGCAACCGGCGGCGGCTCCGTGCGCTGCGTTACCGCGAGGCTCTCGACCTGCTGACCGAGCGGTTCGCGGAAGCTGCTGCGGTCTGGACCGTGCCCGAAGAGCCGATGGCTGTGTCGCAGGCCCTGCCAGCGTGGAGTCAGGGTCCCTTTCGCGAGGTGTTCGCGGCGCAGGTCAGGCTGGCGATGGAAACCGGGGAAGCTCAGTTCCCGGCTGACCAGGCCCTGCTGCATCAGATCGGAGTATCGGAAGCTCTGCTGATCCCACTGCTTTCACGCGACGGCACGCGTTTTGGGGTCCTTGGTCTGGCCTTCCGGCAGCCGCTTCAGGACCGGGACCATGAGCTGGCCTCTGAGCTGGCCCAGCGCTTTGCAGCGGCGATGGAAAATGATGCGCTCCGGGCCCGCGCCCTGGAAGCCCAGCGCGATCTGGAGCTGCTTAACCAGTCGCTTGAAGAGCGGGTCCAGCGCCGCACCCGCGAGCTTGAAGCCACCGCGCGGGAACTGGAAGCGTTCAGCTACAGCGTGTCGCACGACCTGCGCACTCCGCTCCGGCACGTCGTGGGCTTTGCCGACCTTTTGCGCAAGGACCTGGGCGACAACCTGAGCCCCAAGAGTGCGCGCTACCTGAGTGTGATTTCCGAGGCCAGCACCCGCATGAGCCAGCTGATTGATGACCTGCTGGCCTTCTCGCGGATGGGGCGCCAGGAATTGAGGAATGTTCCTGTGGACCTGACCAGTCTGATTCGCGCCAGCTGGCATGGGCTGGAGCCTGACCGTCAGGGCCGAGAAATTCAATTCAGACTCGATGAGCTGCCTACCGTTCCCGGCGACCCCGCGCTGCTCGGGCTGGTATTCACCAATCTGCTCAGCAATGCCATCAAGTACACCCGGACCCGTCCTCAGGCCATCATCGACGTGACGGGCCTGGTCCAGGACGGGCAGGTCACCGTGCAGGTGCGGGACAACGGTGTGGGTTTTGACATGCGTTACGCGGATAAACTGTTCGGTGTGTTTCAACGACTGCACCGCGCTGAGGAATTTGAGGGCATCGGGATTGGCCTGGCCAACGTCAGGCGCATCGTGACCCGCCACGGCG is a window of Deinococcus deserti VCD115 DNA encoding:
- a CDS encoding IS630-like element ISDds8 family transposase (programmed frameshift), encoding MNTAGVRGYAIELRTRIVALVEGGASPDEAARHFSVHVSTVKRYLARHRAGTLQVVARPTGRHRTVTADHEVQLLAQLETHHDATLQEHADMLEASTGVRVSYKTVDRVFQRHHITHKKTLVARERSEERRRAFLNDLRPLLERPDHLVFVDESGFNTAMTRGHTRASRQERAVGVVPRNHGRNYTLICALSLAGPLAPFVLDGAVTGECFEFYVAQELCPLLRAGQVVIMDNLSSHHRASIRTLVEEVGCHLLYLPPYSPDFNPIEWLFSQLKARLRGEARRTVKSLMQGIADALKVVSGTDIQGWFLAAFKKHLL
- a CDS encoding diacylglycerol kinase, coding for MRSDGSALSLKRWWRSAGFAWMGLAHVYRTQANFRIELWAALLALGVTWWLNAPAAPVILSCALVLGLELLNTAVEAVVDLASPAVHPLAKVAKDAAAAAVLVGSLGALGVGATVLLPPLLQRLGG
- the ybeY gene encoding rRNA maturation RNase YbeY, which codes for MIDLIVRKAPPAGLRPILRRSLEATMRHFGVADREVTVVLVGDRAIRALKLEHWDEDAATDVLSFPTWEPGDPFVPPHLGDIVISLDTARRQADARGHSLTREVALLASHGMTHLTGHDHPHAEGLGFEEGATGPEWQIFHDAWEAARSALPPGV
- a CDS encoding PhoH family protein, whose translation is MTDPTESQSTSTPSPTATATVALENQREAYALLGAGDVNLRRMRELTRAKLIARGETMTITGEELEVARAERMVRDALDVVRSGGELTPESLLRSARLSDEGRSLAQETQITGLSLPRGIKPKTPGQKIYLEKVETSDITFGVGPAGTGKTYLAVAMAVQALKAKKIKRIILTRPAVEAGEKLGFLPGDLQAKIDPYLRPLYDALQDMLDQEKFESYLTSGVIEIAPLAFMRGRTLNDAFVILDEAQNTTGEQMKMFLTRMGYSSKVVVTGDVTQIDLPRHITSGLAVAKRVLSSIEGIAWHEFTEVDVVRHPLVGRIIKAYEVAEEAEQDKRAARRGEFASIPEADGDDMRPA
- the aroE gene encoding shikimate dehydrogenase, producing the protein MDHSLAVTGTAPRAFLFADPAAHSLSPRMHNAAFEWAGISGQYQAQQVPAADLPARVEGLRQPGILGANLSLPHKESVLPLLDALSDAARAIGAVNTIIHRDGQLIGDNTDAPGLMAALDDAGAPDRGPAAVLGAGGAARAAVWALRAAGREVLVVNRTQARAEALTRELGGRACAVAAVSWAEVTLLVNASSAGLGDPYATPLADFAFRQLPAEALVYDMVYKPAETRLMREAREAGRHAENGLGMLAHQARLAFQAWTGHDVPVRIFLDALAGVTS
- a CDS encoding CHASE domain-containing protein — its product is MTDSQPPRERPWMHWAPVSLLLAVIGLSLVLAVVASRYVASEQHTRFQRATDAHTLALRERLTQYENVLLSARAALSLRQDLMSQNDFVSYAQRLDLLERYPGIQALGFNVWVPDGRLGPVLSELRRKVRPDFTLRRESPAPLAMAPITLIAPPTSENIRAQGYDMYSEVNRRDAFDRARRQGGMQATRPVTLVQRDTSAVPLKGFLVVLPVANRSVEPAGEAPEGLRGFVYLAIRTDELLASLNGARLPGPLSAQVTMGGRALNGPAETPQGAFRQVRRLTLAGQPWTVQYTASQTFGRGLSSALPMIAVILGLLIGGLSYWMTQAQVNGRRRAEALNQTLVEARTQQAQARAEFEAIFQSMQDAAVFTDAGGHIRRVNRAMGTLFRQPLQHLMGQPLAKLHLDRRLESRSTFQALTTPYRRDDGTIFSGESQRSEVRSEEGELLGSLEVVRDVTERMEAERALQGAQRRAGEILDSIPHVLWVSDSGGEVTYLNAQYRGRFGTAHIRVHLDSQDHGSYDALWRRAHALGGASQAEVRLRIGDVSRWHVLRVNPVRNERGEIVEWVASATDIHDRLVAERLAQHNEQRYRGVLEGMPQIVWLTDAQGAPSYFNRRWAEYVGPERAVQGFLQLLHPNDRGEYQARWAAALETQQPFEAEHRLLGADGRYRAFVSRGSPVRDATGRIIEWVGTSTDVDDPVFAETAARLLAHVTERLSALPGNRRRLRALRYREALDLLTERFAEAAAVWTVPEEPMAVSQALPAWSQGPFREVFAAQVRLAMETGEAQFPADQALLHQIGVSEALLIPLLSRDGTRFGVLGLAFRQPLQDRDHELASELAQRFAAAMENDALRARALEAQRDLELLNQSLEERVQRRTRELEATARELEAFSYSVSHDLRTPLRHVVGFADLLRKDLGDNLSPKSARYLSVISEASTRMSQLIDDLLAFSRMGRQELRNVPVDLTSLIRASWHGLEPDRQGREIQFRLDELPTVPGDPALLGLVFTNLLSNAIKYTRTRPQAIIDVTGLVQDGQVTVQVRDNGVGFDMRYADKLFGVFQRLHRAEEFEGIGIGLANVRRIVTRHGGGVTADSQPDQGATFTVTLPLERPDND